One Bacillus sp. FJAT-52991 genomic region harbors:
- a CDS encoding beta-propeller fold lactonase family protein, translated as MKKTNLLFALALLMIGALVACSNEKEDIIRQQAASSNDIIMSTKSEMIFTANIDVDTVTMIDSKTKKVKNEIEVGKQPVQLVLSPDEETLYVSCRYDNRVDVIDVKKQKVVDSIKTGIEPYGLMTSQDGKKLYVANYRENNISAIDLKSEKVKNIEVGDRPRTLAISKDGKKLYATNYLNGEIKVIDTVKDKVSNTITLASSPDQSNRKKSQGTPNTLEQFVISPDGKTAWVSHLLTNTDTPVQFDETIFPAISVIDLEKEKEKVEERKELFEEINVTDRQNQTMIVSNPYDIVFQPDGSKAYVVMSGSEDLVVFDLKRGGNAVQVLRRIEGDNPRGAVLSPDGKTLFVHNAMSHDLATIDTGGDSSYGRAKMAGENIKLIEKDSLDPLVREGKTIFYSGNSDEYATDITGDNWMSCISCHADGEINGLSISTVKGPRNIPSNVLTTETGLFMWDGSRDDFTDYLLTVQGEMGGMMDYDPSKPLPKEVEHMYDAMFAYLKDPNSFPVPKSPYRKNGELTADAEAGKILFEGKGQCLSCHGGKMMTDSVQAIGKDGNLSTDNTQFLHDIGTGSDQDQPSDGDGRAQFTNKRDDKKFDTPTLRGVWATAPYFHDGSAKTIEEAVTRHNYDNAPELSAEEIDKIAAYVKSIE; from the coding sequence GTGAAAAAAACGAACCTTTTATTTGCGCTCGCGCTCCTTATGATAGGGGCGCTAGTCGCATGTTCAAATGAAAAAGAAGATATTATTCGTCAACAAGCAGCAAGTAGCAATGATATTATTATGTCAACTAAATCAGAGATGATTTTTACAGCGAATATCGATGTGGATACTGTAACGATGATTGACAGTAAAACGAAAAAAGTGAAAAACGAAATTGAAGTAGGTAAGCAACCGGTTCAATTAGTACTTTCTCCTGATGAAGAAACTTTATATGTCTCTTGCAGGTATGATAATCGTGTAGACGTTATTGATGTAAAGAAACAAAAAGTGGTCGATTCTATTAAAACGGGCATAGAGCCATACGGACTAATGACGAGTCAGGATGGAAAGAAATTATATGTAGCCAATTACCGAGAGAATAATATTTCAGCCATTGACTTGAAGTCTGAAAAAGTAAAGAACATCGAAGTCGGTGATAGACCTCGCACATTGGCCATTTCAAAAGATGGAAAAAAACTATACGCGACAAATTACTTAAATGGTGAAATAAAGGTAATCGATACAGTAAAAGACAAAGTATCCAATACGATTACATTAGCTTCATCTCCGGATCAGTCTAATCGAAAGAAAAGCCAGGGAACACCGAATACACTTGAACAATTTGTTATTTCTCCGGATGGAAAAACAGCTTGGGTATCTCACTTACTGACGAATACAGATACGCCTGTTCAGTTTGACGAAACCATTTTTCCAGCTATTTCAGTGATTGATTTAGAAAAGGAAAAGGAGAAAGTAGAAGAACGAAAAGAGCTATTTGAAGAAATTAATGTGACTGATAGACAAAACCAAACGATGATTGTATCAAACCCGTATGATATCGTCTTCCAACCGGATGGAAGCAAAGCTTATGTTGTTATGTCCGGGAGTGAAGATCTTGTTGTTTTTGATTTAAAACGAGGCGGAAATGCGGTGCAGGTCTTGCGGCGAATTGAAGGGGATAACCCAAGAGGGGCCGTCTTATCCCCAGATGGAAAGACGCTGTTTGTTCATAATGCGATGAGTCATGATTTGGCTACCATAGATACTGGAGGAGACAGTAGTTATGGGCGAGCAAAAATGGCTGGGGAAAATATAAAACTAATTGAAAAAGATTCGTTAGACCCTCTTGTTAGGGAAGGTAAAACTATTTTTTACAGCGGAAATAGCGATGAATATGCAACTGATATTACCGGGGATAATTGGATGAGTTGTATTTCCTGTCATGCGGATGGGGAAATCAATGGATTGTCGATTAGTACAGTAAAAGGTCCTCGAAATATTCCGTCTAATGTATTAACTACGGAAACAGGTTTGTTTATGTGGGATGGAAGTCGAGATGATTTCACAGATTATTTATTGACCGTCCAAGGAGAAATGGGAGGGATGATGGATTATGATCCTTCGAAGCCTCTTCCAAAAGAAGTAGAGCATATGTATGATGCGATGTTTGCTTATTTGAAGGATCCTAATTCATTCCCTGTACCTAAAAGTCCATATAGAAAAAATGGTGAGCTAACAGCGGATGCCGAAGCAGGAAAAATATTGTTTGAAGGGAAAGGTCAATGTTTAAGCTGTCATGGGGGAAAAATGATGACAGATAGTGTCCAGGCTATTGGAAAAGACGGAAACCTTTCGACAGACAATACTCAATTTCTGCATGACATTGGGACAGGATCTGATCAAGATCAGCCTTCAGATGGCGATGGACGTGCCCAGTTTACAAATAAACGAGATGACAAGAAATTTGATACACCTACTTTAAGGGGAGTATGGGCAACGGCACCTTATTTTCATGATGGGAGTGCGAAAACCATTGAGGAAGCTGTGACGAGACATAATTACGACAATGCTCCCGAGCTATCAGCTGAAGAAATTGATAAAATTGCGGCTTATGTCAAATCTATTGAGTAA
- the mscL gene encoding large conductance mechanosensitive channel protein MscL — protein sequence MLKEFKEFAMRGNVIDLAVGVIIGGAFGKIVTSLVEDIIMPLVGLLLGGVNFTDLAFTYHKATVKYGVFIQTIVDFLIISFSIFLFIKLFNKLTSKQEKAEELAAPAPSQEEILLTEIRDLLKAQK from the coding sequence ATGCTAAAAGAGTTTAAGGAATTCGCTATGCGTGGGAATGTTATTGACCTAGCAGTCGGGGTGATTATCGGTGGAGCCTTTGGTAAAATCGTGACGTCGCTTGTTGAAGATATTATCATGCCGCTTGTTGGATTACTTCTTGGAGGAGTCAACTTTACTGATTTAGCCTTTACCTATCATAAGGCGACTGTTAAATATGGAGTGTTTATTCAAACAATCGTGGACTTTTTAATTATTTCTTTTTCCATTTTTCTTTTTATCAAGCTGTTTAATAAACTAACTTCTAAGCAAGAAAAAGCAGAGGAACTAGCAGCACCAGCACCTTCTCAAGAGGAAATACTGTTAACAGAAATTCGGGATTTATTAAAGGCGCAAAAATAA
- a CDS encoding sigma-54-dependent Fis family transcriptional regulator — MRNSHFRLVNQEVSKTITESWKRSRKSKVSETLNSAPLVLTEEDIKKIKHCGDLYQSFSSVYSRMEREIEDCYALGLADESGRMIGVRMKGKLHDQLREANFYPGANWQEEVTGTNAIGTALAAKKPVTIHTAEHFCDAWKAFSCAGVPIFHPVKKKVIGILDLTSNDEHFHKQSLLLTKAIVEGVQLDMMNRLYEKYNVLKERFNEKRKEIKNDWLIVFDDQGEMIASNRASEPFHYIWKFDFDWITYFHQLQNNRKVDRVNESIPFLHGQPHGKIHPIVHTQKVIGIIVQLPKKTSPSMTSKMTNKTFQIENGVIGHSAPLQSLLSKLEKVAPSHASVLLTGESGTGKEVFSRLLHQLSGRKEKPFITFNCSSLNHELAASELFGYAPGSFTGGLKEGKKGLFEAADGGVLFLDEIGEIPLTVQPLLLRVLQEKEVLRVGEYKSRKVDVRIIAATNRDLKQMVREGTFREDLYYRLSVISLPIPPLRERKEDILLLANYFLEKCQPARRIQFSESVVKVLQTYDWPGNVRELRNVIEYSILFVDEHIIEMHHLPDYLQEHVFIPSVLTNKLQDISGEKHERENIIQMLKQTNFNVTKAAKMLGFSRGTLYNRLRKYNISY, encoded by the coding sequence ATGAGGAATAGTCATTTTCGTTTAGTGAATCAAGAGGTATCGAAAACGATTACTGAATCTTGGAAAAGAAGTCGAAAAAGCAAAGTATCAGAAACCCTTAATTCTGCACCTCTTGTGTTAACCGAGGAGGATATTAAAAAAATCAAACACTGTGGTGACCTTTATCAATCTTTTTCAAGCGTCTATTCCCGAATGGAGAGGGAGATTGAAGACTGCTATGCTTTAGGGTTAGCGGATGAAAGCGGCAGAATGATTGGCGTAAGGATGAAAGGAAAGTTACATGATCAATTACGGGAAGCCAACTTTTATCCAGGAGCAAATTGGCAGGAAGAAGTGACAGGCACCAATGCCATTGGCACCGCATTAGCTGCAAAAAAGCCGGTGACGATTCATACAGCGGAACATTTTTGCGATGCTTGGAAAGCATTTTCGTGTGCAGGTGTCCCGATTTTTCATCCAGTTAAAAAGAAGGTAATAGGCATCCTTGATTTGACGAGCAATGATGAACATTTCCATAAACAAAGTTTATTGCTGACAAAGGCGATTGTTGAAGGAGTTCAGTTAGATATGATGAATCGTTTGTATGAAAAATATAATGTACTTAAAGAGCGTTTTAATGAAAAGAGAAAAGAAATCAAGAATGATTGGCTAATTGTTTTCGATGATCAAGGAGAAATGATTGCTTCCAATCGTGCTTCAGAACCTTTTCATTATATATGGAAATTTGATTTTGATTGGATTACATATTTCCATCAGTTACAAAATAACAGAAAAGTAGATCGAGTCAATGAATCTATACCGTTTTTACATGGACAACCTCATGGGAAAATACACCCTATCGTTCACACCCAAAAAGTAATAGGGATCATTGTTCAACTTCCAAAGAAAACATCTCCTTCAATGACTTCTAAGATGACGAATAAAACATTTCAAATAGAAAACGGAGTCATTGGTCACAGCGCTCCATTACAATCTTTATTATCAAAACTTGAAAAGGTTGCTCCAAGCCATGCATCGGTTTTACTGACTGGAGAAAGCGGTACTGGAAAAGAAGTGTTTAGTCGATTGCTCCATCAATTAAGTGGAAGAAAAGAGAAGCCATTTATTACATTTAATTGTTCGTCTCTTAACCATGAACTGGCGGCGAGTGAATTGTTTGGCTATGCCCCCGGCTCTTTTACGGGAGGATTAAAAGAAGGAAAGAAAGGATTGTTTGAAGCGGCTGATGGCGGTGTTTTATTTTTAGATGAAATTGGAGAAATTCCGTTAACCGTTCAACCATTGCTTTTACGAGTGTTACAGGAAAAAGAAGTGTTAAGAGTAGGAGAATATAAATCTAGAAAAGTGGATGTTCGAATTATTGCAGCTACAAATCGTGATTTAAAACAAATGGTTCGAGAGGGTACTTTTCGAGAAGACCTTTATTACCGATTAAGTGTGATCAGCTTACCAATCCCTCCGCTGAGAGAAAGAAAAGAAGATATTCTTCTGTTAGCCAATTATTTTTTAGAAAAGTGTCAACCGGCTAGACGTATCCAATTCAGTGAGTCGGTTGTAAAGGTATTACAAACCTATGACTGGCCGGGCAATGTCAGAGAGCTTCGTAATGTGATTGAATACAGCATATTATTTGTGGATGAGCATATAATTGAAATGCATCACCTACCAGATTATTTGCAAGAACATGTATTCATTCCATCTGTGTTGACAAATAAGCTACAAGACATAAGTGGGGAAAAACATGAACGAGAAAACATTATTCAAATGTTGAAGCAAACGAATTTTAATGTAACAAAAGCTGCCAAGATGCTCGGGTTTTCGCGAGGCACATTGTATAATCGTCTGAGAAAATACAATATATCCTACTGA
- a CDS encoding zinc-dependent alcohol dehydrogenase family protein has translation MKVRAAVMEEFNKPLKVLNVTDPECGPDDVIVAVKANGVCRSDWHGWVGDWGWMGLKPELPHILGHEFAGVIEEVGKNVKRFKKGDRVVIPFSLGCGSCDCCQTGHQNVCENITVFGFVCNGSYAQFTRVPLADQNLVHLPESIDFTTAASLGCRFMTSFHAVTDISGVKAGDYFTIYGGGGVGLAALQVASTLGARAIVVDIDDQKLEMAKQLGAVETVNSREVNPVEAIMDITSGGSDITLDALGIAETCRNSIMSLKNRGTHVQVGLTTKEEGGMVALPTDLIVAKELQIKGSLGMQPHRYKALLAMVESGQLHPEKLISKTISLEEASDVLASMHEYGTVGSVIIDRF, from the coding sequence ATGAAGGTGAGAGCTGCCGTAATGGAGGAATTCAACAAACCGCTCAAAGTTTTAAATGTGACGGACCCTGAGTGCGGCCCTGATGATGTGATCGTTGCCGTGAAAGCCAATGGAGTTTGTCGCAGTGATTGGCATGGATGGGTTGGTGATTGGGGATGGATGGGTTTAAAGCCTGAATTGCCTCATATTCTCGGTCATGAGTTTGCGGGAGTGATTGAAGAGGTCGGAAAAAATGTAAAGCGTTTCAAAAAAGGAGATCGAGTCGTTATTCCCTTTAGTCTAGGATGTGGGAGTTGTGATTGTTGTCAAACGGGACATCAAAATGTGTGTGAAAATATAACGGTTTTCGGTTTTGTTTGCAATGGCTCTTATGCTCAGTTTACTAGAGTGCCTCTAGCCGATCAAAATTTAGTTCATTTACCAGAATCCATTGATTTCACTACGGCTGCTTCCTTAGGTTGTCGATTTATGACAAGCTTCCACGCAGTAACAGATATTTCAGGCGTAAAAGCTGGCGACTACTTTACCATTTACGGAGGTGGTGGAGTAGGCTTAGCTGCTCTTCAAGTAGCTTCGACACTAGGAGCTAGGGCAATTGTGGTAGATATTGATGATCAAAAGCTAGAAATGGCCAAACAACTTGGAGCTGTGGAGACAGTCAATTCAAGGGAAGTGAACCCGGTTGAAGCCATTATGGATATAACCAGTGGCGGAAGTGATATTACGTTAGATGCATTGGGTATTGCTGAAACTTGCCGAAATTCGATTATGAGTTTAAAAAACAGAGGTACTCACGTTCAAGTAGGATTAACGACTAAAGAAGAGGGGGGCATGGTTGCACTGCCGACCGACTTAATTGTTGCGAAAGAACTGCAAATAAAAGGTTCGTTAGGAATGCAGCCTCATCGATATAAAGCCTTGCTTGCGATGGTAGAAAGCGGCCAGCTTCATCCAGAAAAGCTCATTTCAAAAACGATTTCTCTAGAAGAAGCAAGCGATGTGCTAGCGTCTATGCATGAGTACGGAACTGTAGGATCAGTTATTATTGATCGTTTCTAA